A region of the Deinococcus misasensis DSM 22328 genome:
GTGCTGCGGGATGCAGCCAGGGCCACGGCAATGTTCATCAGGTAGTTCATTGCAAGCTCCTTAGTTGAGTTCCTGGGCCACGACTTCGAAGTAAGACTTGGTCCAGTCAATCACTTCACTGGATTTCAGGCTGATCACCAAAGATTCGCCTTCGCGCAGGGTGATGCCGGGAACGTTCAAGTCTGCAGCCTGCACCAGCTGGGCTTTGAAGTCATCATTGCGCTGCTGGTCGGTAGACAGTTGACGCCAAGGGCCGTAAGGCAAGGCACGGAGGTTGGTTTCAAATTCGTCAGAGGGGCCTTCCACACCCACCACAAATTTAGAGCTGCCTGGAATTTTGTTTCCAGCGGCGTTTTTCAGCTCTGCAATGAAGTGGACGCCCTTCTGCAGTCCGTTTCGCAGTTCGGTGACGTTGGGGATGGTCCAGGTGGCCCCTTTGGGCACCTTCACGCGGAAAATCTCTGTGCGAACGTTTGCGGTATTGGCAGTCAGGGTGGTGTTGGTGTTGTCTTCACTGGAAATGGTGATGTTGCGGGTTCTGGCCATGTTGGTTTACTCCTTTAACGCAATGCAGGAAAGAATTCTTGGATGAAATGGGCTGCAGCAACACTGGCCACCCCGAGGCAACCGTATTGCAGAAGACCCGAGTTGTCAGGCACGTACTCAATGGCAGCCACGGCTCCGACCATCAGACCCAGTCGCAACAGTTGACGGTTGGACCCGAGCTTGGCGTCAATGGTCTGGGTGGCTTTGCCGTCAGCACCAGCGCGGTAATAGACCACATTGCCAGTGCTGTCTCTGGAAGCAATGCCGAACATGGCACGGTTGCTGACATAAGCAGACTTCTCGACAGCAGCACCAATCACAGCACCCACAGCAGTGGCGGAAAGACGGGGGTCTGTCAGCAGACCCATGATGTTGCCATCAGGTTTGGAAAGCAGTTGATTCTGATTCATGTGTTACCTCACTTCTTCTTTCCTGCACGCACTTCCCATTTGCCGGTGCTGGGCCTCTGGAAGAAAATCACGCTGTTGTGCGTCTTTCGGGTTTTGTCGGCAGCTTTTTTGGCTTCTGCTTTTGTGTCGTGTTCACTGACTTTCATGTTTCACCACCTCACACAGACCGGATTTCTTCGAAATACCGTGTGTAATCGGGCTTGCGCCTGATGATGCCAGCACGGTTATGAAGCCTGGAGATCAGAATGTATTCAGGACCGGCCACGTTCTTGATGGGCATGGCCAGCTGTCCCGGATCCGGAATGGTTGCAGAGAGGGTGGCCTCAATGTGCTTCCGGTTATTCACTTCCGTGGTTGGGAAAATCGCCCAAATGTTTACAGCGTTCAGCACCATTTGATGGATGGTGTACTGGCTCGTAGACGCAATTTTCTGGAAGGCGAAAACCATGTGAATCCCGAATTTGCGGCTTTCAGTGCAAAGCACATTTGCCTCAAGGCTGTACATGCTTTTGTTGAAGAAAGTGGGGGTTTCATCGGTGACAAACAGCACCCTGCAACCATCAGCGTCATACTCACCCAGTTCAAAAATGGCCTGATACAAAGCACTCAGAAAGGGTTTGAGGGGTTCCCCGAAGTTGGGCACCTCAAAGTGCACAGAGCCGTAGTGCTGGATCAGGGCTTTGATGCCTTCTGCTGTGTAAGTGGCAGTCAGCCGGTCCTTGGTGAACCGCTCCTTGTGGGCACAAAATTCACTGAACTCCCTGCTGGTGTTCAGCACCACCAGGTACAAGTACTTGGGCTCTGGAGTCTGGTAACCCTTGATGATTTCAGCCACGTAAAACGACTTGCCCGAGCCCATCTGACCGACGCAAGCAAACACAGGGGATTGACCACCGGCCATTACTCCTGCACCTCTTCAGGGGTTTCTGGTTCTGCTGGTTCTGAAGGAAGAATGACCACGCGCTCTCTGATCACCACAGGGGGATTGATCAGGGAAAGCACACCCAGAACCGCCAGAGAACCAAGAATGATGTATTCCAGTCGGGTGAGTTTCATACAGCACCTTTTGCATTGTGCTTGGCAAAAAATGCCACTGGATCAGTGAAATACTGTAAATTGGTTGCCTTGTCTTTTTCACTGTCACCTTTGATATTCCAACGTGACCAAGGCAAAGATTTTTTGATCACATCAAAATGCAAATGGACATTGTCGGTTCCACTGGTCCCCATTTTCCCAATGACTTGACCAGCTTTGACAACCTGCCCAACCCGGACAGCACGACTGGCCAAATGTGCATATCTGGACTGCACACCCAATTGAGGGTGATCAATAAGCACCAGCTGCCCATACCCACGCTTTGATAAGACAGGACTGGAATCCAGGACAATACCATCTGCAATGGCATAAATGGGTTCATTTAATCCTTTGTCAGCACGAAGCATGACGTAATCCAGACCTGTATGCCAACCATAACCCAGACGATATGTTCCATTTTTATAGTGACCCATGAAAGGAACAATAATTTTGCTGCCTACAGGATTAACCGGATAAACCACTTTCGATGTCATGTCTTTGCTCATGGCTCTCCTACGTGCTGGGGAAATTGGAAGCATCACCGAGGGCGAGTTGATCAAGGCCAATGTCACTGCTGCCCCTGCTGTCAGAAACAGGATCTTTTTCTGTTTTGGTGTAAGGGGTTGCATAATCTCTCCTGGCAGACGCAACGAAGTAACCGATGATCCCAACACCAGCAATCAACCTGACCCAGTCGGGCATTTGCTGGGCCACACCACCTGCTGAACTGCCATACTTGGCCAGCAGTTCAGGAAGACCGATCATGTCCAAAGCCACTTCAAGCATGTCGTTTTCAGCAATGGCTTCCTGATAACCTTTTTTGGCTGATTTCGGAAGGCCAACACTGGAATACTTGGCGATGTTCTCAAGCAGCTTTTTGGTGTCAATGGGCTTCAGTTCAACAGGGGGTTTGGTGTCCGTTTGACCATCAGAGGCAGAAGGGTTTTGGTTTGCTTGCGCCTGAAACGCGTCAAGGTCTGGAGCTGGATCCGTTGCAGGTGCACCAGGCAATTCCACATTCAGATCTCTGGGATCAAACTCAGACATGGCGACCTTTGAAAGTCAGTGCAGCAGCTCCACACAGCAGGGCACCAGCACCCAAAAGCAAGGGTGCAAAGGGTACTTTGCGAACTGGCTTTGCAGGAGCAGAAGAAAGCACAGGAGCAAACACTTTGGGCATTTCGCCATTGGTGGCCACCGTGACATCTGCAAGCACTTGCTGAGTGATGGGGTCCAGACCTGTTACCACTGGTCCTGTGGCTGCACCTGATGGGGTAGGGGAGACAACTGGTGCAGCCGGGGGATCAATGGAAGGAGCAGGAGAAGATGCAGGGGTTTTTTTCAGTCGGTCTGGATTCATCAGCCCCTCCGACTGGGTGCGCTTGCTGCCTTGGTGTAACCCTCTTTGCCACGCGCATACACGTAACGCGCCTGTTCACCAGCACCACGGATTTGGGTTTTGCCTTCGTTGTAAACCTCTTTGGTGGCGTCTGTGATGTCGTATCCCCATCCTCTGATCTGCCTGATCAGCAATGGAGAAACCACAATGATGGCAGCAAGTGCCCACAGGCTTGCTGGATTGTTTACAGCGTCTTTGGCAACAGCGTTAAACGTGACTTTGTCTGTGTCTGGAGTGGCACCGGGCGTCCCTTTGGGCACCAGTTGCTCAATGCTGCCACTGAAAAACTGATTGGCTTTGTCAAATGGTCCAGTGAGCTGACTTTTCAATTCATCCAGCTCTTTTTTCTGCTGAACCGCCATACCAACCGGGATCAAACCCAAAATGATAGGGAGAAGACGCACCAACCAAGGCCAAATGATTGCAATGACTTGCATTATTTGATCACCGTGATCCAAAAGTAGAAAGTTTGAGTCTCAGCAATCCAGCCTTTACGGGGCCTGAAAGTCTTTCCAATGAAATTGGATTTGGGCATTTTGACTTTGGGATGCTGGGCTTCAAATGCGGGAACCACAACTTTTCCCCAGAAATCCCAAGTCCCACCGTTTTCAGCAAGAAACTTCAACACCCATGCAAGTGCTGCTGACTTGGCTTTCAGCTTGATCTTGTGATCACCAGGGGGCAGTTTATCGATTGGGGTATCAAGTGTCCGACTGATAACGTCCATGGGTTCAGTGTGATTTCAGTGTGGTTTCAGTTCAATGACAGCACGTAACTCCATTGCGTTACTCCATGATGGATTTCCATGACGGCTTTTTGTTTGTTTCAAATAAAAAAATCCTCCTGTTTTGGAGGACTTTTAAAGGCACTTTGCACTGTTATTTGATCCTGACCACGGCCTCAAAAAGACACTCCAACTTTGCCCACACTGCTGCACCCACAGCAGGACTGGCCTTCACTCGGGTGGCCACAGCTGGATCTGCCAGCAGGGTGTACTTGTCCAGAGTTCCAATTTCAGTCAGGATGGCCTGAGCCGCTTTGGGGTTCTGCAGCAGAGCCGTCAGGATGTCCTGATCTGACAGGTCTTCTGCTTTGATGGGGTTTTTCTTCCGGGCCATCTTTGCAGCCAGTGTTTTGGCACTGGCACTGACAGCCAGAGGACTGGTTTTGTTCAGCTTGGGTGTACGTGGTGGATTAATTGCTGTTCCAGACATGTTTTTTCTCCTCCGCACAGGATGCGTTTTAAGGCGTCTCGAAACTCTTTCAGGTATCAGAAGAGGGGGGATTTTCACAGATGGAACATCCAGCAGTTCCACCCACTTGGATGGACTTGACCGGCAAAATCACCACAGGTTTCCCGACACCTTCAGCGTCCTTCTCAATCATGATCAGCAGGTCTGACTCTGAACCGGGAAATGCCTCCGATTCTGGAAGCACCCGGATCCATGGCAGGTCTGCAGTCTGCAGGTACTGAAAGGTGATCAGTTGCAATGCAGCTTCTTCACCATCTTCTTGCAGGACAGTGCGGTTCTGGAGTGCTCCGGGAATGACAAGGGGTGTTCCTGCAGGGTACTTCTGCAGGGCTTCGACCAGCTGGTCTGTGGTGATCATCTTTTCTTCCTCCGGGGTGCTTTTCTACGGGGTTGCACTGCATTGGTTTTGGGGGTCTGTGCACGTCTTTCAGCGTTCTTTTTTCGGGTTGCAGCAGCACGTTTGGCTTTGTCCGAAAGGTGGCCAGCTTTCATCAAGCGGCTTTCCATGTCCTTGAGGGCCTGGGCCTTCTCTTCTTCCAGAATTCCTGCAGCAATATCTGCTTCCAGTTCCTTCAAAGCGGCCATGGTCAGCTCACCGGCCTTCACTGCTTTACGGGCTTTCGGGTAGACCACTCGGGCAAACACAGGAAGGTCGTAACCGTATTCGTTGGTCTGGTGCTTGATGTAGACCTTCACCAGGTCACCATCCATGTACCGTTCTTCAACGGTCTCACCCTTCAGGCGCTTCAGGGACATGGACACGTCAGGGAAAGGGTTTTCCACAAAACGGCCACTTACGGGGTCTTTCCAGCGTGTGATCAGCACCTCTACCCTCACCAATTTTTCTTTTGGGGTTCTGGACACCTTTTTAGCCGTCTTGGGTTGACGTGTTGGAGTTTTGGCGGCTCTGGCTTTTTTCACAGCAGGTTCATCCCCAACATCTGGTCTGCAATGTTGGACTCGGGTTTCTTCCCGCTCTGGCTTCCCGTGTCGGGCACCTGACCCAGTGCCTGATCCAGCACCTCATTCAGCACTTGAGACAGACTGACACCACGGCTTTGCGCCACGGCAGAAATGGTGTTGTAGTGCTCTGGTTTAACGCTGATGGGCTTGCTTTTGCCTTCGTTCTTCATTCGACTTCTTCCCCTTTCAGGTGTGCAACTTCGCTTTTCAGCAAGGCATTTTCTTTCTGCAGGCGCTGGAAACTTCCACGGCGGTATTCCTTGTCGGACACACCGCACAAGTAACCACCCAAAGCGATCAAAAAGGCCACTACCACGTACATTTCTAGAGCTGACATTCAATCTCTCCATCACAGGTGCACAGCCAAGACATCTCACCGCAGTTATCACAACTGGGGTACAGAATTGCATCGCAACTGCAGCAAAGATCAGTCACCACGTTTGGAGTGTCTTCATTGGGTGAATTGTAAAAATCAGCCCATGCAGAAAATAACGTTCCACAGTTTTTGCATTTGCAGAGCGTTTGATTATAAGAATGATCTCCAAACCCATCTCCGCCGATAAACGCAGGCATGATGCCTCCGGTTTCCTGCACATACAGGCTGTCAGGTACTGCAAGAGACTTGTAAACCATGGTCACATGCTGAAACTTCTGCTCTGGGCTTTGCAGCATGGGCATGGTGTTCACCAGATGCTGAGGGATCACAATACGTCTGTCCAAAATTCTGCCTTTCATGGGTTAACCTCCTGGTAGGGGTGAGCTTTCACAAAATCTCGGGTTCTGCGAACTGTAAGCTTTTCAACACCTGCATTTAGCTGATCGAACAAAGGGTGTTTTTCCCTCTCTAGCACCTGAACCACATGCAGGATTTCCCGACTTTCCAAATGGGCCACCTCATGGGCTATGACTTCCCACAGCTCCTGAAAAGATTCCATTTGTGATGGGTCAAA
Encoded here:
- a CDS encoding M23 family metallopeptidase, coding for MSKDMTSKVVYPVNPVGSKIIVPFMGHYKNGTYRLGYGWHTGLDYVMLRADKGLNEPIYAIADGIVLDSSPVLSKRGYGQLVLIDHPQLGVQSRYAHLASRAVRVGQVVKAGQVIGKMGTSGTDNVHLHFDVIKKSLPWSRWNIKGDSEKDKATNLQYFTDPVAFFAKHNAKGAV